In one window of Leguminivora glycinivorella isolate SPB_JAAS2020 chromosome 10, LegGlyc_1.1, whole genome shotgun sequence DNA:
- the LOC125230170 gene encoding LOW QUALITY PROTEIN: uncharacterized protein LOC125230170 (The sequence of the model RefSeq protein was modified relative to this genomic sequence to represent the inferred CDS: inserted 1 base in 1 codon) codes for MLDGWYCRSIANMQASEAASMSNSVPAEPQPPPREDYSSDSSSEPEPETNYKSHYLTLKKKLKYLIYENECFQDALRCSQKRLLKVSRDRSFLLDRLLQYEKPDSSTSESDETESSDDTDYNRADALKKKKIEASAAHQTVSAAATPNKNANPVKRKRAVVPKKPPNTTHLHQTNMAMLSKAXPALGFGLSPGDGHMTPEEVERHLQSRQSYVELLPERAPPTVPTEMFSNDPSLDSESNDVLENSPNVEEWFD; via the exons ATGTTGGACGGGTGGTATTGCCGCTCGATAGCCAACATGCAGGCGAGCGAGGCCGCCAGCATGAGCAACAGCGTGCCGGCAGAGCCGCAGCCGCCGCCCCGTGAGGACTACTCTAGCGACAGCAGCAGTGAACCTGAGCCAGAAACTAACTACAAGTCACATTACCTTACGCTTAAGAAAAAGCTGAAATATCTTATTTAT GAAAATGAATGCTTTCAAGATGCTCTTCGATGCAGTCAAAAGAGACTCCTGAAGGTATCCCGCGACCGCAGCTTCCTTCTTGACAGGCTGCTGCAGTATGAGAAGCCTGACAGCAGCACTTCGGAGAGTGACGAGACGGAATCTTCTGATGACACAGATTATAACCGGGCGGATGCTTTGAAAAA AAAGAAAATAGAAGCAAGTGCTGCCCACCAGACTGTGTCTGCTGCCGCCACACCAAACAAGAATGCCAACCCTGTGAAGAGAAAAAGAGCTGTGGTACCTAAAAAGCCTCCTAATACTACACATCTT CACCAAACCAACATGGCCATGCTGTCAAAGG TCCCCGCTCTCGGCTTCGGCCTATCGCCTGGTGACGGTCACATGACCCCCGAGGAAGTGGAGCGACATCTGCAATCACGTCAGTCCTATGTGGAGCTGCTGCCTGAGCGGGCGCCGCCCACTGTCCCTACGGAGATGTTCAGCAATGACCCATCACTTGATAG tGAATCAAATGATGTTCTGGAGAACTCCCCAAACGTTGAAGAGTGGTTTGATTAA